The Saccharomyces mikatae IFO 1815 strain IFO1815 genome assembly, chromosome: 15 DNA window AACTGCACTCAAAGATGACAGCTCATACCGATGAGAAACAGCACAAGCATTGCCATGAGGACCATTTTATCAGAAGATCGGACTCTGCCGTGTCGATTGTACATTTAAAACGTGCACCTTTCAAAGTCACAGTGATCGGTTCTGGTAACTGGGGTACCACTATTGCTAAGGTGATTGCAGAAAACACAGAATTGCATCCTCACATTTTCGAATCGGAGGTGAGAATGTGGGTGTTTGATGAGAAGATTGGTGACGAAAATCTGACGGATATCATAAATACAAGACACCAAAATGTCAAGTACCTACCAAAGATTGATCTGCCCCATAACTTAGTAGCCGATCCTGATCTTTTGCATTCCATCAAGGGTGCCGATATCCTTGTTTTCAACATTCCTCATCAGTTTTTGCCAAATATAGTCAAGCAGTTGCAAGGCCACGTGGCACCTCATGTAAGAGCCATCTCATGTCTAAAGGGTTTCGAACTAGGTTCCAAGGGTGTCCAGTTGTTATCCTCGTACGTCACTGACGAGTTAGGAATTCAGTGTGGGGCTCTATCCGGTGCCAACTTAGCACCAGAAGTGGCTAAGGAGCATTGGTCTGAAACTACGGTGGCTTACCAATTACCAAAGGACTACCAAGGAGATGGGAAAGATGTAGATCATaagattttgaaactaCTATTCCACAGACCTTATTTCCACGTTAACGTCATCGACGATGTCGCTGGTATATCCATTGCAGGTGCTTTGAAGAACGTTGTGGCACTTGCATGTGGTTTTGTAGAAGGTATGGGATGGGGTAACAATGCCTCTGCTGCCATCCAAAGACTAGGTTTGGGTGAAATCATCAAGTTTGGTAGAATGTTCTTCCCGGAATCCAAAGTCGAAACCTACTATCAAGAATCAGCCGGTGTTGCAGATCTAATCACCACGTGTTCAGGTGGTAGAAACGTCAAGGTTGCCACATACATGGCCAAAACCGGTAAGTCTGCCTTGGAAGCAGAAAAGGAACTACTAAACGGTCAATCTGCCCAAGGCATAATCACATGTAGAGAAGTTCATGAATGGCTCCAAACATGCGAATTAACCCAAGAATACCCACTGTTCGAGGCAGTGTACCAGATAATCTACAACAACCTCCGGATGGAAGACCTACCGGAAATGATTGAAGAACTGGACATCGATGACGAATAGACACTCGCCCCtctttgatcttttttttttcctcctCATTTTATCATTATAAACAAACtctactactactactaatAGTACTACTATGATTTTCtattctctttctctttaagTATCTATCATTTACCGATAATTTCTATATAAACACGACTACTTCTCTACACGCCATTATCGTTTACATATTATTACACTACTAAAGAAAGATACGACACACTGCACCataaaacaataaaacaTCCTCCTTTAGCCTTTCTGTTATCTACACAACCCTCAGTAGCATTCTCTCGAACTTCTTCACTGCGCTCATTTTCCACATGGGCCCAGCTATCGAGATAAGCGAAGTCAGGCCAGTCACTACAAACGATAGGCATAGAATTTCACACTTTTTTCGTGACTCATGCACTTTTTACCCGTGGTTTTCCGCGGTCGCAACCTATTTCCATTAACGGTGCCGTATGCAAGAGTCATTTAAAGGCAGGAGAGAGAGATTACTCATCTTCATTGGATCAAATTGATGACTGCGCAGCATTAGATAGTGTAATCTAGGCAGTTGCGAGACCCAAATTGGGGCTGCGCCCATTGGTATATTAATGGGCATACAATTGTAGTCTCctgttcttgtttttgttcttgttcCGTTTTGGTTTTCTCCATACTTTGGATCTTATCTGTCGGTATTGCATCATTAAAAACATTGTTCTAATATACACGCACACAAGAAAATACACATACTTGCATAAATAAAATGTCTAAGGGAAAAGTTTGTTTGGCTTACTCTGGGGGTTTAGACACCTCCGTCATTCTGGCTTGGTTGCTGGACCAAGGTTACGAGGTTGTGGCTTTCATGGCTAACGTTGgtcaagaagaagattttgacGCCGCTAAAGAAAAGGCTTTGAAGATTGGTGCCTGTAAGTTTGTTTGCGTTGACTGTCGTGAAGATTTTGTCAAGGACATTCTATTCCCAGCTGTACAGGTTAACGCTGTATACGAAGACGTCTACCTATTGGGTACCTCATTGGCCAGACCAGTTATCGCCAAGGCTCAAATTGACGTCGCTAAACAAGAGGGCTGTTTTGCGGTGTCTCACGGCTGTACCGGTAAAGGTAACGATCAAATCAGATTCGAATTATCCTTCTACGCTTTGAAGCCAGATGTTAAATGTATCACACCATGGAGAATGcctgaattttttgaaagatttgcTGGTAGAAAGGACTTGTTAGACTATGCGGCACAAAAGGGTATTCCAGTTGCTCAAACCAAGTCCAAGCCATGGTCTACCGACGAAAACCAAGCTCATATCTCTTATGAAGCTGGTATTTTGGAAGACCCAGATACTACCCCACCAAAGGACATGTGGAAACTGATCGTAGACCCAATGGATGCTCCAGACCAACCACAAGATTTGTCCATTGATTTCGAACGTGGTCTCCCAGCTAAATTGACCTACACCGATAACAAGACTTCCAAGGAGGTTTCTGTTACCAAGCCTTTGGACGTTTTCTTGGCCGCATCCAATTTGGCAAGAGCCAATGGTGTTGGTAGAATCGATATTGTAGAAGATCGTTACATTAACTTGAAATCCAGAGGTTGTTACGAACAAGCTCCATTGACCGTTTTGAGAAAAGCTCATGTTGACCTGGAAGGTTTGACGCTAGATAAGGAAGTCCGCCAATTGAGGGACTCATTCGTTACACCAAACTACTCAAGATTGATATATAACGGTTCCTACTTCACCCCAGAATGTGAGTACATCAGATCCATGATCCAACCTTCCCAAAATAGTGTCAATGGTACTGTCAGAGTTAGATTATATAAAGGTAACGTCATCATTCTGGGTAGATCCACAAAGACTGAGAAGTTATACGACCCAACAGAATCATCTATGGATGAATTGACCGGTTTCTTACCTACTGACACCACTGGTTTCATCGCCATCCAAGCTATcagaattaaaaaatacggggaatccaaaaaaagcaaaggTGAAGAATTGACTTTGTAAGTTAGACAATCTACTGCCTCAAAATAAATAACATTATTCTCCTACTCGTATTCATACACTCTTTTAGTGTAATTACATATGTAGACATGTGTGCTCAAgtataaataaaataaaaaattactaTTATTTCTGTATCTggataaagaaatttttcaccaaAAGGCGTAGCCGTTCAGTTCAGGATAAATTCACGTAGCGTGAAATCCCAATCTTgtaaagatgataaaaattATCCGTGAGGTAAttgaaaggaaataaaCAGAACACAACATTATCAAGTCCGAGAtgaatcaattttttgctGACCATGATGCTCCTTTGAGCATGCTCTCTGTAAAAACAGAATATTTTCCCCAATTGACGGAGAAGGAACAAAAATATGCACATTTCATGTCAAAAGCTTCCCATGCAGGTTCAAGGGTGGTAATGAGGCAAGTTTCTCACGAAAGTGAGCCAATTTTTGACCTCATCCTTGCTATTCATGCGAACTTGAAGGGTCAATACCCAGAGGATGATACTGCTCAAAAGCAGCAAACAGAATTATATTTAGAGTTCGTTTCTCAATTTCTATCCAACTTAGGTAATTACAAATCATTTGGTGATTCGAAGTTCATTCCTCGTTGTGAAGCGAAATTCTTTAAACAACTCCTGGACCTGGCCAAGATTGACCCGTCTTCTTCACCACTTACCTTGTCTTCCGCTGACGTTAACCATAAATTTACATctcatcatcttttttctacCATCAATGAATTGATCGATATTGGCATATATCGCGTGGAAGGAAAGGCAACTCTTTTAGGGTTTCCATCTCAAGGTTATACTTCAGCCTACTATCTGGGTCTACCAGTAACACCTGAGGATATGGCTCtcttgaaagaagaattgtttGCTAGACTCGCTATCTTGCCAGAAAATACAAGAATCAACAAGGTTAGCAGCCAATACTTTCAAGTTTGGGTTGCCTCTGAGACTGTGAAAAACAGAATAACAAAAAGTTATCCAGATGGACAGATAACGTTATCCAATGATATCACCAAAGTTGAATTTATATTCGGCGACCACTCACGTGAAATGAGTTTAATAGCATTATATCTAAAGGAAGCTCAAATTTTTGCCGCTAACGATACTCAAAAAGCGATGATTCAAGAATACATTAACCATTTTGTCACGGGCTCCTCTCAGGCACACAAAGAAGCACAAAAGTTATGGGTCAAAGATATTTCTCCTGCCATTGAAACAAATATTGGGTTCATCGAGACATATAGAGAACCTTCTGGTATAATTGGAGAGTTTGAATCATTAGTTGCTATTCAAAACAAAGAACGTACTGCTAAATTTTCCAACTTGGTCAAGAACGCTGAAGAGTTTATTTCTTTACTGCCATGGTCTAAAGATTACGAGAAACCAAATTTCAACCCACCTGACTTTACCTCTCTTGAAGTATTAACGTTTACTGGGTCGGGGATACCAGCAGGTATCAATATCCCAAATTATGATGACGTTAGACTAAAAATTGGGTTCAAGAATGTTTCTCTCGGAAATATTTTAAGTGCAGCTGCCAAAAGCTCATCAAAGCATCCACCAAGTTTCATTGCACAAGAAGATCGTGTAGTTTTcgaaaaatatcaaagcGATTCGTTTGAAGTTCAAGTAGGGATTCATGAATTATTAGGCCACGGTTCAGGAAAGTTATTGACTCAGTTTGCTGATGGGttcaattttgataaagacCACCCACCTTTAGGCTTAGATGGAACCCCGGTGAAGACTTACTATAAAGTAGGTGAAACCTGGGGCTCAAAATTTGGTCAGTTAGCTGGTccatttgaagaatgccGTGCTGAAGTAATTGCAATGTTTTTGATTaccaataaaaaaattctggaTATTTTTGGCTTCCATGACGAAGAATCTCAAAACAGTGTGATTTATGCTGGGTATCTACAAATGGCACGTGCAGGTCTATTAGCTCTAGAATATTGGAATCCAGAAACTGGTAAATGGGGACAACCACACATGCAAGCAAGATTTTCTATCATGAAAACTTTTATGAAACATTCTACGGATAAGAATTTCTTGAGGTTGGAAATCAATGACATGAAAAATGATTTTACTATCAAATTGGACCAATCTCTTATTGAAACTATTGGACATGAGTGTGTGAAAGATTACCTACAACATTTACACGTCTACAAATGTTCAGGTGATGTGGAACAGGGAAGCAAGTACTTTATCGATAGATCAACGGTGACACCAGATTTGGCCTCTCTGAGAGATATTGTCATATCCAAGAGATTGCCTAGAAGACAATTTATACAAGCGAACTCTtatattgatgatgataaggTAACTCTGAAAGAATATGATGAAACTCCACAAGGCATGCTCCAATCTTTCCTTGACAGAGAATTGTAA harbors:
- the GPD2 gene encoding glycerol-3-phosphate dehydrogenase (NAD(+)) GPD2 (similar to Saccharomyces cerevisiae GPD1 (YDL022W) and GPD2 (YOL059W); ancestral locus Anc_3.169) encodes the protein MLAVRRLTRYTFLKRTHPVLYTRRAYRILPLRSASLRRSSLRIQLHSKMTAHTDEKQHKHCHEDHFIRRSDSAVSIVHLKRAPFKVTVIGSGNWGTTIAKVIAENTELHPHIFESEVRMWVFDEKIGDENLTDIINTRHQNVKYLPKIDLPHNLVADPDLLHSIKGADILVFNIPHQFLPNIVKQLQGHVAPHVRAISCLKGFELGSKGVQLLSSYVTDELGIQCGALSGANLAPEVAKEHWSETTVAYQLPKDYQGDGKDVDHKILKLLFHRPYFHVNVIDDVAGISIAGALKNVVALACGFVEGMGWGNNASAAIQRLGLGEIIKFGRMFFPESKVETYYQESAGVADLITTCSGGRNVKVATYMAKTGKSALEAEKELLNGQSAQGIITCREVHEWLQTCELTQEYPLFEAVYQIIYNNLRMEDLPEMIEELDIDDE
- the ARG1 gene encoding argininosuccinate synthase (similar to Saccharomyces cerevisiae ARG1 (YOL058W); ancestral locus Anc_3.170); translation: MSKGKVCLAYSGGLDTSVILAWLLDQGYEVVAFMANVGQEEDFDAAKEKALKIGACKFVCVDCREDFVKDILFPAVQVNAVYEDVYLLGTSLARPVIAKAQIDVAKQEGCFAVSHGCTGKGNDQIRFELSFYALKPDVKCITPWRMPEFFERFAGRKDLLDYAAQKGIPVAQTKSKPWSTDENQAHISYEAGILEDPDTTPPKDMWKLIVDPMDAPDQPQDLSIDFERGLPAKLTYTDNKTSKEVSVTKPLDVFLAASNLARANGVGRIDIVEDRYINLKSRGCYEQAPLTVLRKAHVDLEGLTLDKEVRQLRDSFVTPNYSRLIYNGSYFTPECEYIRSMIQPSQNSVNGTVRVRLYKGNVIILGRSTKTEKLYDPTESSMDELTGFLPTDTTGFIAIQAIRIKKYGESKKSKGEELTL
- the SMKI15G1040 gene encoding dipeptidyl-peptidase III (similar to Saccharomyces cerevisiae YOL057W; ancestral locus Anc_3.171), with the translated sequence MNQFFADHDAPLSMLSVKTEYFPQLTEKEQKYAHFMSKASHAGSRVVMRQVSHESEPIFDLILAIHANLKGQYPEDDTAQKQQTELYLEFVSQFLSNLGNYKSFGDSKFIPRCEAKFFKQLLDLAKIDPSSSPLTLSSADVNHKFTSHHLFSTINELIDIGIYRVEGKATLLGFPSQGYTSAYYLGLPVTPEDMALLKEELFARLAILPENTRINKVSSQYFQVWVASETVKNRITKSYPDGQITLSNDITKVEFIFGDHSREMSLIALYLKEAQIFAANDTQKAMIQEYINHFVTGSSQAHKEAQKLWVKDISPAIETNIGFIETYREPSGIIGEFESLVAIQNKERTAKFSNLVKNAEEFISLLPWSKDYEKPNFNPPDFTSLEVLTFTGSGIPAGINIPNYDDVRLKIGFKNVSLGNILSAAAKSSSKHPPSFIAQEDRVVFEKYQSDSFEVQVGIHELLGHGSGKLLTQFADGFNFDKDHPPLGLDGTPVKTYYKVGETWGSKFGQLAGPFEECRAEVIAMFLITNKKILDIFGFHDEESQNSVIYAGYLQMARAGLLALEYWNPETGKWGQPHMQARFSIMKTFMKHSTDKNFLRLEINDMKNDFTIKLDQSLIETIGHECVKDYLQHLHVYKCSGDVEQGSKYFIDRSTVTPDLASLRDIVISKRLPRRQFIQANSYIDDDKVTLKEYDETPQGMLQSFLDREL